One genomic window of Halobellus limi includes the following:
- a CDS encoding RNA methyltransferase, producing the protein MSGNSHESTRRREPVVVVVEPETPGNVGTIARAMKNFGLSELKLVDPPELDEDGEAYGFAGHAREDVLPNAEEVTFEEVVENYHTIGTTAITNEDSRKHVRFPFKTPVEVRESLETVETETALVFGREGTGLDNSELERLDEVCSIPASGEYPVLNLGQAATILFYELRSLTVEETQLPDVERERASEAEIDRFYEFFEEFHRAIEGREHKREKTSVMMRRLLGRAHPTEREITTLTGIFRRANDLLGDRTFGDHTDDCDADAAEPTADPGHD; encoded by the coding sequence ATGTCCGGAAACAGCCACGAGTCGACTCGCCGCCGAGAGCCGGTCGTCGTCGTCGTCGAGCCGGAGACCCCCGGAAACGTCGGCACCATCGCCCGCGCGATGAAGAACTTCGGGCTCTCGGAGCTGAAGCTCGTCGATCCGCCCGAACTCGACGAGGACGGCGAGGCGTACGGCTTCGCCGGGCACGCCCGCGAGGACGTCCTCCCGAACGCCGAGGAGGTGACCTTCGAGGAGGTCGTCGAGAACTACCACACGATCGGAACCACCGCGATCACGAACGAGGACAGCCGCAAGCACGTGCGCTTCCCGTTCAAGACCCCCGTCGAGGTGCGCGAGAGCCTCGAAACCGTGGAGACGGAGACGGCGCTCGTCTTCGGCCGGGAGGGGACCGGCCTCGACAACTCGGAGCTCGAACGGCTCGACGAGGTGTGTTCGATCCCCGCCAGCGGCGAGTATCCGGTGTTGAACCTCGGCCAGGCCGCGACGATCCTCTTCTACGAACTCCGGTCGCTGACGGTCGAGGAGACGCAGCTGCCGGACGTCGAGCGCGAACGGGCCTCGGAGGCCGAGATCGACCGCTTCTACGAGTTCTTCGAGGAGTTCCACCGAGCCATCGAGGGTCGCGAGCACAAACGCGAGAAGACGAGCGTGATGATGCGACGGCTGCTCGGTCGCGCGCATCCGACCGAGCGGGAGATCACCACCCTCACCGGGATCTTCCGGCGCGCGAACGACCTCCTCGGAGACAGGACGTTCGGCGACCACACCGACGACTGCGACGCGGACGCCGCCGAACCGACTGCGGACCCAGGTCACGACTGA
- the rqcH gene encoding ribosome rescue protein RqcH, with product MDPKRELTSVDLAALVTELNRYEGAKVDKAYLYGDDLLRFRMRDFDRGRVELILEVGDTKRAHVADPEHVPDAPGRPPNFAMMLRNRLSGADFAGVEQFEFDRILVFEFERDDENTRIVVELFGQGNVAVLDETGEVVQSLETVRLKSRTVAPGSQYEFPSSRLDPLTVGYEAFVRNMDDSDTDVVRTLATQLNLGGLYAEEVCTRAGVEKTTAIAEAGETEYRALHDALDDLRTRLRSGEFDPRIYTDDDGAVVDATPFPLKEHEREGLDSEAYDSFNDALDAYFYRLEVEEESEAEEPTSTRPDFEAEIEKKKRIIDQQEGAIEGFEEQAETERRRAELLYANYDLVDEVLSTVREAREEGVPWDEIRETLDAGAEQGIPAAEAVVDVDGSEGTVTIELDDTEVEVDVDDGVEKNADRLYTEAKRVEEKKEGALAAIENTREELEAVKKRRDEWEAEDEDDEGETEGEGEADDEFADRDWLSMESIPIRSSEEWYERFRWFHTSDGFLVIGGRNADQNEEIVTKYLNKHDLFFHTQAHGGPVTIVKATGPSEPSEEVEFPESTKEEAAQFAVSYSSTWKEGRYAGEAYMVTPDQVSKTPESGEYIEKGSFVIRGDRTYFRDVAAEVAVGVQCEGQTRVLGGPPSAIEERVATSIRVQPGRYAQNDAAKMLYREFKERFADQSFLRKVASPDKIQEFLPPGGSEIVED from the coding sequence ATGGACCCGAAGCGGGAGCTCACGAGCGTCGACCTGGCCGCCCTCGTCACCGAACTGAACCGGTACGAGGGGGCGAAGGTCGACAAGGCCTACCTCTACGGCGACGACCTGCTCCGCTTCCGGATGCGCGATTTCGACCGCGGCCGGGTGGAACTGATCCTGGAGGTCGGCGACACGAAGCGGGCGCACGTCGCCGACCCCGAACACGTGCCCGACGCGCCCGGGCGGCCGCCGAACTTCGCGATGATGCTGCGGAACCGGCTCTCCGGCGCGGACTTCGCGGGCGTCGAACAGTTCGAGTTCGATCGCATCCTCGTCTTCGAGTTCGAGCGCGACGACGAGAACACCCGGATCGTCGTCGAACTGTTCGGCCAGGGCAACGTGGCCGTCCTCGACGAGACCGGCGAGGTCGTCCAGAGCCTCGAGACCGTCCGACTGAAGTCCAGAACGGTCGCCCCCGGCTCTCAGTACGAGTTCCCCTCCTCGCGGCTGGACCCGCTGACGGTCGGCTACGAGGCGTTCGTCCGGAACATGGACGACTCCGACACCGACGTGGTGCGGACGCTCGCGACGCAGTTGAACCTCGGCGGCCTCTACGCCGAGGAGGTCTGCACCCGCGCGGGCGTCGAGAAGACGACGGCCATCGCCGAGGCCGGCGAGACGGAGTACCGCGCGCTCCACGACGCGCTCGACGACCTCCGGACCAGGCTCCGGTCCGGCGAGTTCGACCCCCGAATCTACACCGACGACGACGGCGCGGTCGTCGACGCGACGCCGTTCCCGCTGAAGGAACACGAGCGCGAGGGCCTCGACAGCGAGGCCTACGACTCCTTCAACGACGCCCTCGACGCGTACTTCTACCGACTGGAGGTCGAAGAGGAATCGGAGGCGGAGGAGCCGACCAGCACCCGCCCGGACTTCGAGGCCGAGATCGAGAAGAAAAAGCGCATCATCGACCAGCAGGAGGGCGCCATCGAGGGGTTCGAAGAGCAGGCCGAGACCGAGCGCCGCCGCGCCGAACTGCTGTATGCGAACTACGACCTCGTCGACGAGGTGCTCTCGACCGTCCGGGAGGCGCGCGAGGAGGGCGTCCCCTGGGACGAGATCCGCGAGACGCTCGACGCGGGGGCAGAGCAGGGAATCCCCGCTGCGGAGGCCGTCGTCGACGTCGACGGCTCGGAGGGGACGGTCACGATCGAACTCGACGACACGGAGGTCGAAGTCGACGTCGACGACGGCGTCGAGAAGAATGCCGACCGCCTCTACACCGAGGCAAAGCGGGTCGAGGAGAAGAAGGAGGGCGCGCTCGCGGCGATCGAGAACACCCGCGAGGAACTCGAAGCCGTGAAGAAACGCCGTGACGAGTGGGAGGCCGAAGACGAAGACGACGAGGGCGAGACGGAGGGAGAAGGCGAAGCGGACGACGAGTTCGCGGACCGCGACTGGCTCTCGATGGAGTCCATCCCGATCCGGAGCTCCGAGGAGTGGTACGAGCGGTTCCGCTGGTTCCACACCTCCGACGGCTTCCTCGTCATCGGCGGCCGAAACGCCGACCAGAACGAGGAGATCGTCACGAAGTACCTGAACAAACACGACCTGTTCTTCCACACGCAGGCCCACGGCGGCCCGGTGACGATCGTGAAGGCGACGGGGCCCTCGGAGCCGTCCGAGGAGGTCGAGTTCCCCGAGTCGACGAAGGAGGAGGCCGCCCAGTTCGCCGTCTCGTACTCCTCGACCTGGAAGGAGGGCCGGTACGCCGGCGAGGCGTACATGGTCACGCCCGATCAGGTGTCGAAGACGCCCGAGTCCGGCGAGTACATCGAGAAGGGATCGTTCGTCATCCGGGGCGACAGAACCTACTTCAGAGACGTCGCCGCCGAGGTCGCAGTCGGCGTCCAATGCGAGGGCCAGACGCGGGTGCTCGGCGGGCCGCCGTCGGCGATCGAAGAGCGCGTGGCCACGTCGATTCGGGTGCAACCGGGTCGGTACGCCCAGAACGACGCCGCGAAGATGCTCTACCGGGAGTTCAAAGAGCGCTTCGCCGACCAGTCGTTCCTCCGGAAGGTCGCGAGTCCGGACAAGATCCAGGAGTTCCTGCCGCCCGGCGGGAGCGAGATCGTCGAGGACTGA
- a CDS encoding DUF4013 domain-containing protein codes for MIQQSLQYLRNDEEQWVKTVLIGGILTLLSVLVVPSFLVLGYLVRVVRGTMHESEQPPVFDEWGDLFVDGIKAFVVAFVYGLVPGVIATVVIGGSVLSFVVGGGSESASLVGLGMAGLLVGGLLAFVLSLLAAYVIPAAVAAFAETDRLGAAFSIGDLRPVLTSGTYATAWVYGIAIVLAASLIAGALNAVPVIGTVIGGFIAFYAAVAAYYLIGHAWGELRDVELNEQDDAMGESPAV; via the coding sequence ATGATACAACAGTCACTGCAGTACCTCCGGAACGACGAAGAGCAATGGGTAAAGACCGTCCTCATCGGTGGCATCCTCACGCTGTTGAGCGTCCTCGTCGTCCCCTCGTTCCTCGTCCTCGGGTACCTCGTTCGGGTCGTCCGCGGGACGATGCACGAGAGCGAACAGCCGCCGGTCTTCGACGAGTGGGGCGACCTGTTCGTCGACGGGATCAAGGCCTTCGTCGTGGCGTTCGTCTACGGCCTCGTCCCGGGCGTCATCGCGACCGTCGTGATCGGGGGGAGCGTCCTCTCGTTCGTCGTCGGCGGCGGCTCCGAGTCCGCCAGCCTCGTCGGGCTCGGAATGGCCGGCCTCCTCGTCGGCGGCCTGCTCGCGTTCGTCCTGAGCCTGCTGGCGGCGTACGTCATTCCGGCCGCCGTGGCGGCCTTCGCCGAGACCGACCGCCTCGGCGCGGCGTTCTCGATCGGCGACCTCCGGCCCGTCCTCACGTCGGGCACGTACGCGACCGCCTGGGTCTACGGCATCGCGATCGTCCTCGCGGCCAGCCTGATCGCCGGCGCGCTGAACGCCGTCCCGGTCATCGGAACGGTCATCGGGGGATTCATCGCCTTCTACGCCGCCGTCGCGGCCTACTACCTCATCGGTCACGCGTGGGGCGAACTCCGCGACGTCGAACTCAACGAGCAAGACGACGCGATGGGCGAGTCGCCGGCGGTGTGA
- a CDS encoding DUF4013 domain-containing protein: MLSDALSYPLNGDSPLRTILVGGLLSLLTVFVIPVFFLQGYYVRILRGASSGDSEPPTFSDWGDLLVDGLKLFAVNLLVSLVVLVVMFVVAAIFGAGSLLSGAGPAADPGAGVGGIFAVFGVLGFLLFVAVVLAVGFVAPGMFANFAREDSIAAAFDVSTIIDGVTTSEYLVAWVLAVVVGLVLGSIASLLSVVVVGIFGLFYVQVVTYYLFGRGFAAGLDEKRGGAATTY; this comes from the coding sequence ATGCTGTCAGATGCCCTGTCCTACCCGCTGAACGGTGATAGTCCCCTCCGAACGATCCTCGTCGGCGGCCTCCTGAGTCTGCTCACGGTGTTCGTGATCCCCGTGTTCTTCCTCCAGGGGTACTACGTCCGCATCCTCCGCGGCGCGTCGAGCGGCGACTCCGAGCCGCCGACGTTCTCCGACTGGGGCGACCTGCTCGTCGACGGGTTGAAACTGTTCGCCGTGAACCTGCTCGTCTCGCTCGTCGTCCTCGTGGTGATGTTCGTCGTCGCCGCCATCTTCGGGGCGGGATCGCTCCTCTCGGGTGCCGGTCCCGCGGCCGACCCCGGAGCGGGGGTCGGCGGGATCTTCGCCGTCTTCGGCGTGCTCGGGTTCCTCCTGTTCGTCGCCGTCGTATTGGCCGTTGGTTTCGTCGCCCCCGGGATGTTCGCGAACTTCGCCCGCGAGGACTCCATCGCCGCGGCGTTCGACGTCTCGACGATCATCGACGGCGTGACGACGAGCGAGTACCTCGTCGCGTGGGTGCTCGCCGTCGTCGTCGGTCTCGTCCTCGGCTCGATCGCTAGCCTCCTCAGCGTCGTCGTCGTCGGCATCTTCGGCCTGTTCTACGTGCAGGTGGTGACGTACTACCTGTTCGGCCGCGGGTTCGCCGCCGGCCTCGACGAGAAGCGCGGCGGCGCGGCGACGACGTACTAG
- a CDS encoding mRNA surveillance protein pelota: protein MRISSRGHGEEGRERMTLVPENVDDLWHLSHVLESGDLVSGDTTRRIQRDDEQLRDTGGQREHLFVTIEVDDVEFARFANRLRVGGEIVDCSREDQLGHHHTINVEEHDEVTIEKHFKPDQVERIEEAEEAAENADVAVATVEEGEAHIHTVAQYGTEERFSFTAPTGKGEYARPRSELFAELGEALSRMDVDAIILAGPGFTKQDARDYIEENHPEVADLLTVVDTAAVGDRGVHEVLKRGAVDEVQTQTRISKEASLLDDLMEGIATGEKVAYGIDEVAEAAEFGAVETLLVLDDRLRRERQGDGDWDVDVNEVIQTVERKGGEVTVFSGEFDPGRQLRNLGGIAALLRYRLQ, encoded by the coding sequence ATGCGAATTTCGAGTCGCGGCCACGGCGAGGAGGGTCGCGAGCGGATGACACTCGTCCCCGAGAACGTCGACGACCTGTGGCACCTCTCGCACGTCCTCGAATCGGGCGACCTCGTCTCCGGTGACACCACGCGGCGGATCCAGCGAGACGACGAACAGCTCAGAGACACCGGCGGCCAGCGCGAACACCTCTTCGTCACGATCGAGGTCGACGACGTCGAGTTCGCGCGGTTCGCGAACCGCCTGCGCGTCGGCGGCGAAATCGTCGACTGCTCGCGGGAGGACCAACTCGGCCACCACCACACGATCAACGTCGAGGAACACGACGAGGTGACGATCGAGAAGCACTTCAAGCCAGATCAGGTCGAGCGGATCGAAGAGGCCGAGGAGGCCGCCGAGAACGCCGACGTCGCGGTCGCGACCGTCGAGGAGGGCGAAGCGCACATCCACACCGTCGCGCAGTACGGAACCGAAGAGCGCTTCTCGTTCACCGCGCCGACCGGGAAGGGCGAGTACGCCCGCCCGCGTTCGGAACTCTTCGCCGAGTTGGGCGAGGCGCTCTCCCGGATGGACGTCGACGCGATCATCCTCGCGGGGCCGGGGTTCACGAAGCAGGACGCCCGCGACTACATCGAGGAGAACCACCCCGAGGTCGCGGACCTGCTCACCGTCGTCGACACGGCGGCGGTCGGCGACCGCGGGGTCCACGAGGTGCTGAAGCGCGGCGCGGTCGACGAGGTACAGACGCAGACGCGAATCTCGAAGGAGGCGTCGCTCCTCGACGACCTGATGGAGGGCATCGCGACGGGCGAGAAGGTGGCTTACGGCATCGACGAGGTCGCCGAGGCCGCGGAGTTCGGCGCCGTCGAGACGCTTCTCGTCCTCGACGACCGCCTGCGACGGGAGCGGCAGGGCGACGGCGACTGGGATGTCGACGTCAACGAGGTCATCCAGACGGTCGAACGGAAGGGCGGCGAGGTCACCGTCTTCTCCGGGGAGTTCGACCCCGGCCGGCAGTTGCGGAACCTCGGCGGGATCGCGGCGCTGCTGCGGTACCGACTGCAGTAG
- a CDS encoding glycoside hydrolase family 13 protein: MTPDSSREADPTDREWWKEAVVYQVYPRSFNDSDGDGVGDIPGITERVEYLDALGVDVVWLSPVYESPQADNGYDVSDYRSIAEEFGTIEDWERLLTELHDRDIRLLMDLVVNHTSDEHEWFEKSRRREPGYEDYYYWRDGGTDERGDPVPPNNWGSFMGGSAWTYDDEREQWYLHLFDEKQPDLNWRNPDVREDVAALVEWWLEKGIDGFRVDAINYISKPEGLPDGEADREPTGIEVFSHGPRIHEYLRELYDRTFANYDVMTVAEMADTTVDRAGEYLGEDGDGLNMLLHFEHMDVDVSPRGRFDPSEWGEWSLVEFKEIMSRWQTELGDDWTAQYLGNHDQPRIVSRFGDDDAYRVESAKLLATFLLTTRGTPFVYQGEEIGMTNTEFDSLTALDDPMTVGAVEDAVDDGRADSFADLREFVNYVSRDHARTPMQWSDDEHAGFTTGTPWFDVNGNYPTINVEAARADEDSIWHHYRRLIDLRHREDALVYGEYDLLLPDDEQIYAYTRTLDDERLLIVLNWSDESAAFDPDEAALRSANATTLLSNYDSEATPVGRTFRPYESVVFRL; this comes from the coding sequence ATGACCCCCGACAGCTCACGAGAGGCCGACCCGACTGACCGGGAGTGGTGGAAGGAGGCGGTCGTCTACCAGGTGTACCCGCGGAGTTTCAACGACAGCGACGGCGACGGCGTCGGCGACATCCCGGGGATCACAGAGAGGGTCGAGTACCTCGACGCCCTCGGCGTCGACGTCGTCTGGCTGTCTCCCGTCTACGAGTCGCCGCAGGCGGACAACGGCTACGACGTCAGCGACTACCGATCGATCGCCGAGGAGTTCGGCACGATCGAGGACTGGGAGCGGCTCTTGACGGAGTTACACGACCGCGACATCCGGCTGCTGATGGATCTGGTGGTCAACCACACCTCCGACGAACACGAGTGGTTCGAGAAGTCCCGCCGGCGCGAGCCCGGCTACGAGGACTACTACTACTGGCGCGACGGCGGGACCGACGAGCGCGGCGATCCGGTCCCGCCGAACAACTGGGGGTCGTTCATGGGCGGATCCGCCTGGACCTACGACGACGAACGGGAGCAGTGGTACCTCCACCTCTTCGACGAGAAGCAGCCGGATCTCAACTGGCGCAATCCCGACGTGCGTGAGGACGTCGCAGCCCTCGTGGAGTGGTGGCTGGAGAAGGGCATCGACGGGTTCCGGGTCGACGCGATCAACTACATCTCGAAGCCCGAAGGGCTCCCGGACGGGGAGGCCGACCGCGAACCCACCGGCATCGAGGTGTTCAGCCACGGGCCGAGAATCCACGAATACCTCCGGGAACTGTACGATCGGACCTTCGCGAACTACGACGTGATGACCGTCGCGGAGATGGCCGACACGACCGTCGACCGCGCCGGCGAGTACCTCGGCGAGGACGGCGACGGGCTGAATATGTTACTCCACTTCGAGCACATGGACGTCGACGTCAGTCCGCGCGGGCGGTTCGACCCGAGCGAGTGGGGCGAGTGGAGCCTCGTCGAGTTCAAGGAGATTATGAGCCGCTGGCAGACGGAACTCGGCGACGACTGGACCGCCCAGTACCTCGGCAACCACGACCAGCCCCGGATCGTCTCGCGGTTCGGCGACGACGACGCCTACCGCGTCGAGAGCGCGAAACTGCTCGCGACCTTCCTGCTTACGACCCGCGGGACGCCGTTCGTCTACCAGGGCGAGGAGATCGGGATGACGAATACCGAGTTCGACAGTCTGACGGCTCTCGACGATCCGATGACGGTCGGTGCCGTCGAGGACGCCGTCGACGACGGCCGCGCCGACTCCTTCGCGGACCTGCGGGAGTTCGTCAACTACGTGAGCCGAGACCACGCGCGGACCCCGATGCAGTGGTCCGACGACGAGCACGCGGGCTTTACGACCGGGACGCCGTGGTTCGACGTCAACGGGAACTATCCAACAATCAACGTGGAAGCCGCACGCGCCGACGAGGATTCGATCTGGCACCACTACCGGCGGCTAATCGACCTCCGGCACCGCGAGGACGCGCTCGTCTACGGCGAGTACGACCTGCTTCTCCCCGACGACGAACAGATATACGCGTACACCCGGACCCTCGACGACGAGCGGCTGCTGATCGTGCTCAACTGGTCGGACGAGTCGGCCGCGTTCGATCCGGACGAGGCGGCTCTCCGATCCGCGAACGCGACGACGCTCCTCTCGAACTACGACTCGGAGGCGACTCCCGTGGGCAGAACGTTCCGCCCCTACGAGTCCGTCGTCTTCCGACTCTGA
- a CDS encoding ornithine cyclodeaminase family protein, translating into MTETLFLTSADVDGLATPAEFVDAVRDGYRQRGEGAPAEPRTKLTNAEPPGFLTTYAAVLPDTGAMGGYMYSAGFGAEDAWFATPLFDAESGEPIAMVDGASMNPFKTGATGAVAADELARADASSAAIIGSGPQARGQLRALATVRDLETVWVFSPTKEHRESFAGEMDRRLDASVAAVASAAAAVEGADVVVTATNASDPVFDGDDLEPGTHVTAMGQYDPDKRELDAKTIEKATYVPDLEARVTRDAGSFIAALEGGVVDEDHVHAELGDVVAGNAPGRESDDEITVFDSGGTGIETVAGAYLLYEKAEEAGLGQTIDFAPGSEALTGE; encoded by the coding sequence ATGACCGAGACGCTGTTCCTGACGAGCGCGGACGTCGACGGGCTCGCGACGCCCGCCGAGTTCGTCGACGCGGTTCGCGATGGGTACCGACAGCGCGGTGAGGGTGCGCCGGCCGAACCCCGGACGAAGCTCACGAACGCCGAGCCGCCGGGCTTTCTCACGACGTACGCCGCCGTACTCCCGGACACCGGCGCGATGGGCGGTTACATGTACAGCGCGGGGTTCGGCGCGGAGGACGCGTGGTTCGCCACGCCGCTCTTCGACGCCGAATCGGGCGAACCGATCGCGATGGTCGACGGCGCGAGTATGAACCCGTTCAAGACGGGCGCGACCGGCGCCGTCGCGGCCGACGAACTCGCTCGCGCGGACGCCTCCTCGGCGGCGATCATCGGCAGCGGTCCGCAGGCCCGCGGGCAACTGCGCGCGTTGGCGACGGTCCGGGACCTCGAGACCGTCTGGGTGTTCTCGCCCACGAAGGAACACCGCGAGTCGTTCGCCGGGGAGATGGACCGCCGCCTCGACGCGAGCGTCGCCGCCGTCGCCTCCGCCGCCGCGGCCGTCGAGGGGGCGGACGTGGTGGTGACCGCGACGAACGCGAGCGACCCCGTCTTCGACGGCGACGACCTCGAACCGGGGACGCACGTCACCGCGATGGGGCAGTACGATCCGGACAAGCGGGAACTGGACGCGAAGACGATCGAGAAGGCGACGTACGTTCCGGACCTCGAAGCGCGGGTCACCCGGGACGCCGGCTCGTTCATCGCCGCGCTGGAGGGCGGCGTCGTCGACGAGGACCACGTTCACGCCGAACTGGGCGACGTGGTCGCGGGCAACGCCCCCGGCCGGGAGTCCGACGACGAGATCACCGTCTTCGACAGCGGCGGGACCGGCATCGAGACGGTCGCCGGCGCGTACCTGCTCTACGAGAAGGCCGAGGAGGCCGGACTCGGGCAGACGATCGACTTCGCGCCCGGCAGCGAGGCGCTCACCGGCGAGTGA
- a CDS encoding MFS transporter: MLAHGMVHTYELSIPIFVSIWLTEFDVLSLGFVEVGVTEATLGLVVTAGYGLFGVGALPGGVLVDRVGSARLITLCLFGMAGSFVLLGLAPNLLVVALALLLWGAAASVYHPAGLTLLSKGVTERGTGFAYHGIAGNVGTGLGPLLTAILLLFVDWTVVSVLLALPALAAGAYAMRARFDETAAVDAVDDSVDDSDGDSVGDDRAGTGVASLAEFGVESRRLFAGAFALVFVVVMASGLYYRGVLTFLPNLLESLPGFEPIPLTSALPAPVTDALGVQPDSERAINPERYFYSGLLIVGVLGQYLGGKLTDRIPVEAGLAGGFGLLALLALVFLPAANAGLAPLLVVGAVLGCALFLVQPFYQATVAEYSPAGTRGLSYGFTYLGVFGVGALGGAIAGTILTYATPAALFLTLAAFGATGSGVGVYLLRRRRAV; this comes from the coding sequence ATGCTGGCCCACGGGATGGTGCACACCTACGAGCTTTCGATCCCGATCTTCGTCTCGATCTGGCTGACCGAGTTCGACGTCCTCTCGCTCGGGTTCGTCGAGGTCGGAGTGACCGAAGCGACGCTCGGACTGGTCGTGACGGCGGGGTACGGCCTCTTCGGCGTGGGGGCGCTCCCCGGCGGCGTGCTCGTCGATCGGGTCGGCTCCGCGCGGCTCATCACGCTCTGTCTGTTCGGGATGGCCGGCTCGTTCGTCCTGCTGGGCCTCGCGCCGAACCTGCTCGTCGTCGCCCTCGCGCTGCTGCTTTGGGGCGCGGCCGCGAGCGTCTACCACCCGGCGGGGCTCACGCTCCTCTCGAAGGGGGTCACAGAGCGCGGGACGGGCTTCGCCTACCACGGGATCGCCGGCAACGTCGGCACCGGGCTGGGGCCGCTCCTGACCGCGATTCTCCTGCTGTTCGTCGACTGGACGGTCGTCTCCGTCCTCCTCGCGCTCCCCGCGCTCGCCGCCGGCGCGTACGCGATGCGCGCGCGGTTCGACGAGACGGCGGCCGTCGACGCCGTCGACGACTCCGTAGACGATTCCGACGGCGACTCCGTCGGCGACGACAGGGCCGGGACGGGAGTCGCGTCGCTCGCGGAGTTCGGCGTCGAGAGCCGGCGGCTCTTCGCCGGCGCGTTCGCGCTCGTGTTCGTCGTCGTGATGGCCTCGGGACTGTACTACCGCGGCGTCCTCACGTTCCTGCCGAACCTGCTGGAATCGCTGCCGGGGTTCGAGCCGATCCCGCTGACGTCGGCGCTCCCGGCGCCCGTCACCGACGCCCTCGGCGTCCAACCCGACTCCGAGCGCGCGATCAACCCCGAGCGGTACTTTTACTCGGGACTGCTCATCGTCGGCGTCCTCGGCCAGTACCTCGGCGGAAAACTGACGGACAGGATCCCCGTCGAGGCCGGCCTCGCGGGCGGATTCGGCCTGCTGGCGCTCCTGGCGCTGGTGTTCCTCCCGGCGGCGAACGCCGGCCTCGCTCCGCTCCTCGTCGTGGGCGCCGTCCTGGGCTGTGCGCTCTTTCTCGTCCAGCCGTTCTACCAGGCGACCGTCGCGGAGTACTCCCCCGCGGGGACGCGCGGGCTCTCCTACGGCTTCACCTACCTCGGCGTGTTCGGCGTCGGGGCGCTCGGCGGGGCGATCGCCGGGACGATCCTGACCTACGCGACGCCCGCGGCGCTCTTTCTCACGCTCGCCGCGTTCGGTGCCACGGGGTCGGGCGTCGGCGTCTACCTCCTGCGGCGGCGTCGGGCAGTCTGA
- a CDS encoding DUF3054 domain-containing protein, whose protein sequence is MSTSEESFLARRIDAGAAPLAVVDVLALAAVLTIGVVNHNGVDYLTTAPVGWLLTLVPFLVGWAVAAPLVGAYSAGAAESAKAAIPLAVRAWIPASIVGFALRASSLFPGGFQVSFGVVMFLTGAVALVVGRWVFFKVVG, encoded by the coding sequence ATGTCAACCTCTGAGGAGTCGTTCCTCGCTCGACGCATCGACGCCGGGGCGGCACCCCTCGCCGTCGTCGACGTGCTGGCGCTCGCGGCCGTGCTCACGATCGGCGTCGTCAACCACAACGGCGTCGACTACCTCACGACCGCACCGGTCGGCTGGTTGCTCACCCTCGTCCCGTTCCTCGTCGGCTGGGCGGTCGCCGCGCCGCTCGTGGGCGCGTACTCCGCCGGCGCGGCCGAGTCGGCGAAGGCGGCGATCCCGCTGGCGGTCCGCGCGTGGATCCCGGCCTCGATCGTCGGGTTCGCGCTCCGCGCGTCGTCGCTGTTCCCCGGCGGGTTCCAGGTCTCGTTCGGCGTCGTGATGTTCCTCACCGGCGCGGTCGCGCTGGTCGTGGGGCGGTGGGTCTTCTTCAAAGTCGTCGGGTGA
- a CDS encoding class I SAM-dependent methyltransferase, with product MSSRFGPGDVRFFDRLARIYDVAMPPARIGPLRDGFAFADRPIERVLDLAGGTGRASRGLRRAGIDPVVVDISAGMLARARDAGHEAVRGDAGRLPIVEDAVDAAVVVDALHHLPDPKAALSEAARVIAPGGVLVVQEFHPRGVRGRALVAAERAVGFDSTFWDPEGLCESLAAAGFDARIVREGFEYVVVGRVPSGE from the coding sequence ATGTCCTCCCGCTTCGGTCCCGGCGACGTCCGTTTCTTCGACCGACTGGCTCGTATCTACGACGTCGCGATGCCGCCGGCGCGGATCGGCCCGCTTCGCGACGGGTTCGCGTTCGCCGACCGACCGATCGAACGGGTGCTCGACCTGGCGGGCGGCACCGGGCGCGCCTCGCGAGGACTCCGGCGCGCCGGGATCGACCCCGTCGTCGTCGACATCTCCGCCGGGATGCTCGCCCGCGCCCGCGACGCCGGTCACGAGGCCGTCCGCGGCGACGCCGGCCGGCTGCCGATCGTCGAGGACGCCGTCGACGCCGCGGTCGTCGTCGACGCGCTGCACCACCTTCCGGATCCGAAAGCGGCGCTCTCTGAGGCCGCGCGGGTGATCGCCCCGGGCGGCGTGCTCGTCGTCCAGGAGTTCCACCCGCGTGGCGTCCGCGGCAGGGCGCTGGTCGCCGCCGAGCGAGCGGTCGGGTTCGATTCGACGTTCTGGGACCCCGAGGGGCTCTGTGAGTCGCTCGCGGCGGCCGGGTTCGACGCGCGAATCGTCCGCGAGGGGTTCGAGTACGTGGTCGTGGGACGCGTTCCGTCGGGAGAGTGA